CCGGAGGTCTCCTTTTCCCGGACCTATGTGTGCGAAGACATGACCAAATGTGTCTGTTTCTATCAAGCGCCGGATGAAGCGGCGGTAAGAAAAGCGCGTGAAGCGGTAAAAGCGCCGATTGATGCGATCACGGAAGTATTGCCGGGCAAATAAAACGAGCATCAGCCAAAGGGCGGTTCGTCATGATGGAGAAAACTCTCACTCAATCTCTGCATGAAATCATTCATAACAAGGTAAAGCCAAACGTCAGAAGGATTGATGAGGAAGCGTACCACCCCCTGGAATTTTTTCAGGAACTTGGCAAATCCGGTCTCTTGAGTTCCCGTGGGGCATTGGAAAAAGAGGTGCTACTCGGTGGAGTCCGCCTTGTTGAAGAAACAGCCCAAACGTGCATGACAACCGCTTTCACCCTCTGGTGCCATTTGGCGGGCTTAACCTACCTGCGCAAGTGCGAGAATCCCTTTTTGAAGAGCGACATTTTGCCAAAGCTGGAAAGCGGCGAATTGCTCGGAGGGACGGGTTTGTCCAACGCGTTGAAATACTATGCCGGACTGGAAAGGCTGCGTTTGACGGCAAAGCGCGTTTCGGGCGGATACGTCGTCTCTGGGCATTTGCCGTCCGTATCCAACCTGGGCCCTCGTTCATGGTTTGGGATCATCGCTTCCGTGGACGAGCGATATCGGATCATGGCATTTGTGCCGAGTCAAGCCGATAACCTGGTGTTAAAAGAGAAGCGGGATTATCTTGGGATC
The nucleotide sequence above comes from Bacillus thermozeamaize. Encoded proteins:
- a CDS encoding acyl-CoA dehydrogenase → MMEKTLTQSLHEIIHNKVKPNVRRIDEEAYHPLEFFQELGKSGLLSSRGALEKEVLLGGVRLVEETAQTCMTTAFTLWCHLAGLTYLRKCENPFLKSDILPKLESGELLGGTGLSNALKYYAGLERLRLTAKRVSGGYVVSGHLPSVSNLGPRSWFGIIASVDERYRIMAFVPSQADNLVLKEKRDYLGINGSATHACSFRDVFVPEDWIISEQADDFVKQVRSVFLLYQIPLGLGVTEAAIRSIERMKGKQGECNQYLPIQAADLERELQSLRDQTYRLTESDDLSSRWVDLLQLRLAVAYLTSKAVYAEMLHHGGESYLRYCDSSRRLRESYFLLNLTPTVKHLEKLLKQLNA